The proteins below come from a single Miscanthus floridulus cultivar M001 chromosome 1, ASM1932011v1, whole genome shotgun sequence genomic window:
- the LOC136546582 gene encoding eukaryotic translation initiation factor 2 subunit alpha homolog has translation MPNLECRMYEQRFPEVDAAVMIQVKHIADMGAYVSLLEYNNIEGMILFSELSRRRIRSISSLIKVGRQEPAIVLRVDRDKGYIDLSKRRVSEEEAHACEDRYNKSKLVHSIMRHVAETLEVDLEPLYQRIGWPLYRKYGHAFEAFKLIVADPDAILDALTYEEKEVGPDGQEVTKVVPAVTPEVKDSLVKNIRRRMTPQPLKIRADIEMKCFQFDGVLHIKQAMKKAEAAGNDNCPVKIKLVAPPLYVLTTQTLDKEQGISVLTDAIKACTEEIEKYKGKLVVKEPPRAVSEREDKLFLDQIDSLMEQNAEVDGDADSEEEEDTGMGEVDITNSGVTAY, from the exons ATGCCGAACCTCGAGTGCCGGATGTATGAGCAGCGGTTCCCGGAGGTGGACGCCGCGGTGATGATCCAGGTGAAGCACATCGCTGACATGGGCGCGTACGTCTCCCTGCTCGAGTACAACAACATCGAGGGCATGATCCTCTTCTCCGAGCTCTCCCGCCGTCGTATCCGCTCCATCTCCTCCCTCATCAAGGTTGGCCGCCAGGAGCCCGCCATCGTGCTCCGTGTCGACCGCGACAAGGGCTACATCGACCTTTCCAAGCGCCGCGTCTCCGAGGAGGAGGCGCACGCGTGCGAGGACAGGTACAACAAGTCCAAGCTCGTGCACTCCATCATGCGCCACGTCGCCGAGACGCTCGAGGTCGACCTGGAGCCGCTCTACCAGCGGATTGGCTGGCCACTCTACCGCAAGTACGGCCACGCCTTCGAGGCCTTCAAGCTCATCGTTGCCGACCCTGACGCCATCCTCGACGCACTCACCTATGAGGAGAAGGAGGTCGGCCCAGACGGCCAGGAG GTGACTAAGGTGGTGCCTGCTGTCACCCCTGAGGTTAAGGATTCCCTGGTGAAGAACATAAGGAGGAGGATGACACCTCAGCCACTCAAGATCCGTGCCGATATAGAGATGAAATGCTTCCAGTTTGATGGAGTGCTCCATATTAAG CAAGCTATGAAGAAAGCTGAAGCTGCGGGCAATGATAACTGTCCTGTGAAGATTAAGCTAGTTGCTCCTCCACTTTATGTTCTGACCACACAGACTCTTGACAAG GAACAAGGCATTTCAGTTCTCACTGATGCAATCAAGGCTTGTACAGAAGAGATTGAAAAATACAAAGGAAAGTTAGTAGTGAAGGAACCACCAAGAGCT GTTAGCGAGCGGGAAGACAAGCTATTCCTCGACCAGATTGATTCCCTAATGGAGCAAAACGCAGAGGTCGATGGTGACGCTGAcagtgaagaggaggaagatacaGGAATGGGCGAGGTCGACATTACAAATTCTGGCGTCACTGCTTACTAA
- the LOC136546603 gene encoding mitochondrial import inner membrane translocase subunit TIM22-4-like isoform X2 — MASPDPSAAGAGAGAESTSQAATVEPIRMPTVEEIKGQDIWNNCAVRSVVSGVMGGGLGVLMGLFFGALDNPIMAEEMTARQQIVYTAKQMGRRSISNAKTFAVMGLIFSAAECTIEKVRAKHDTTNTAVAGCVTGGALAVKGFAAFSVAIEKFFDRHT, encoded by the exons ATGGCTTCCCCTGATCCATCGGCGGCAGGTGCCGGCGCCGGGGCAGAGTCGACGAGCCAGGCGGCGACCGTGGAGCCGATCCGGATGCCGACGGTGGAGGAGATCAAGGGGCAGGACATCTGGAACAACTGCGCCGTCCGCAGCGTCGTCAGTGGCGTCATGG GAGGCGGTCTTGGTGTACTTATGGGACTATTCTTTGGAGCTTTGGACAATCCAATAATGGCAGAGGAGATGACAGCAAGGCAGCAAATAGTATACACAGCAAAGCAGATGGGTAGGAGAAGTATAAGTAATGCCAAAACCTTTGCAGTCATGGGTCTGATTTTCTCAGCAGCTGAATGTACCATAGAGAAG GTTCGGGCAAAGCATGACACTACCAATACAGCGGTAGCTGGCTGTGTCACTGGAGGAGCTTTAGCTGTAAAAG GGTTTGCTGCGTTCTCAGTGGCAATTGAGAAGTTCTTTGATCGGCATACTTGA
- the LOC136546603 gene encoding mitochondrial import inner membrane translocase subunit TIM22-4-like isoform X1, whose protein sequence is MASPDPSAAGAGAGAESTSQAATVEPIRMPTVEEIKGQDIWNNCAVRSVVSGVMGGGLGVLMGLFFGALDNPIMAEEMTARQQIVYTAKQMGRRSISNAKTFAVMGLIFSAAECTIEKVRAKHDTTNTAVAGCVTGGALAVKGGPKATCIGCAGFAAFSVAIEKFFDRHT, encoded by the exons ATGGCTTCCCCTGATCCATCGGCGGCAGGTGCCGGCGCCGGGGCAGAGTCGACGAGCCAGGCGGCGACCGTGGAGCCGATCCGGATGCCGACGGTGGAGGAGATCAAGGGGCAGGACATCTGGAACAACTGCGCCGTCCGCAGCGTCGTCAGTGGCGTCATGG GAGGCGGTCTTGGTGTACTTATGGGACTATTCTTTGGAGCTTTGGACAATCCAATAATGGCAGAGGAGATGACAGCAAGGCAGCAAATAGTATACACAGCAAAGCAGATGGGTAGGAGAAGTATAAGTAATGCCAAAACCTTTGCAGTCATGGGTCTGATTTTCTCAGCAGCTGAATGTACCATAGAGAAG GTTCGGGCAAAGCATGACACTACCAATACAGCGGTAGCTGGCTGTGTCACTGGAGGAGCTTTAGCTGTAAAAG GTGGCCCTAAAGCTACATGCATTGGTTGTGCAGGGTTTGCTGCGTTCTCAGTGGCAATTGAGAAGTTCTTTGATCGGCATACTTGA
- the LOC136546542 gene encoding uncharacterized protein — protein MEDSVGVEERREQSETTPHKKARQEVGEAGGVGGGGGKPGEEGGFLSAMASKIGATMSGTNGGSGGEVVSVTVASDGEEGKRDINGNGEPGEEGGFLSTMASRIGAAMSGANGGSGDGGGGNAAAASGGEDKEADGSGGGGIFRKLLHSSPPAPPQASGAMETEEVKAGEQAGILSAMAMSGANGDDSRGDSGHDDAKRSNGEAVRGNNGEEKKGEEANGGGILSAVASKIGVAVSGANGNGNHSAEDDAKTSIGDAGHGGSKGEEKGRDVNGGRIVEQIISNLPSDDQAPDADEASLLIAIIED, from the exons ATGGAGGATTCGGTGGgcgtggaggagaggagggagcagAGCGAGACGACGCCGCACAAGAAAGCGCGTCAAGAAGTAGGGGAGGCCGGCGgtgttggcggcggcggcggcaagccaGGTGAGGAGGGCGGATTCCTGAGCGCCATGGCGTCCAAGATCGGCGCGACGATGTCCGGGACCAATGGCGGGAGCGGCGGCGAGGTCGTCAGTGTGACCGTGGCGTCCGATGGCGAGGAGGGGAAGAGGGACATTAACGGCAACGGCGAGCCGGGTGAGGAGGGAGGGTTCCTGAGCACCATGGCGTCCAGGATCGGCGCGGCGATGTCCGGTGCTAACGGTggcagcggcgacggcggcggtggcaatGCGGCCGCGGCGTCTGGTGGCGAGGACAAGGAGGCGGACGGTAGTGGCGGCGGCGGGATCTTCCGGAAGCTGCTGCACAGCTCGCCCCCTGCGCCACCGCAGGCGTCAG GAGCAATGGAAACAGAGGAGGTGAAGGCAGGTGAGCAAGCCGGGATTCTGAGCGCCATGGCCATGTCTGGTGCGAATGGCGATGACAGCCGTGGCGATAGCGGGCACGACGACGCCAAGAGGAGCAATGGTGAAGCGGTTCGTGGCAATAATGGTgaagagaagaagggggaggaagCCAATGGTGGCGGCATTCTTAGCGCGGTGGCTTCCAAGATCGGCGTGGCGGTGTCAGGCGCCAATGGCAACGGGAACCACAGTGCTGAGGATGATGCCAAGACGAGCATCGGCGACGCTGGTCATGGTGGTAGCAAGGGCGAGGAGAAGGGGCGTGATGTGAATGGTGGCAGAATAGTTGAGCAGATCATTTCCAACCTGCCCTCAG ATGATCAGGCGCCAGATGCCGATGAAGCTTCCTTGCTCATCGCCATTATCGAAGATTAG